In one Brienomyrus brachyistius isolate T26 chromosome 7, BBRACH_0.4, whole genome shotgun sequence genomic region, the following are encoded:
- the rufy3 gene encoding protein RUFY3 isoform X5 — protein sequence MSDLTPQSDAPTPTTDKITQAARETIYLCNFRVSVDGEWLCLRELNDISLTPDPEPAHEDSWEDFTSLVAEMQMLDEFKDPKDPIAIERLNLMNMAKLSIKGLIESALNLGRTLDSDYAPLQQFFVVMEHCLKHGLKTKKTFLGQNKSFWGPLELVEKLTPEAGEITASVKDLPGLKTPIGRGRAWLRLALMQKKLSDYMKTLINRKDLLSEFYEANALMMEEEGAVIAGLLVGLNVIDANLCMKGEDLDSQVGVIDFSMYLKDGGPTSKSTEGDGQITAILDQKNYVEELNRHLSASVNNLQAKVDALEKSNTKLTEELAVANNRIITLQEDVERVKEESSQLLESTCKVSKSDGSANGQVLGEARKQIKEETRLRLDVEKELDVQIGMKQEMEISMKMLEKDVCEKQNALLALRQQLDDLRIFNQELSHKLQTSDGAMKQKNEIINRLDETANQMAGTIKQLELSEKDMVKQARSLNTAAEKLLQKPH from the exons ATGTCTGATCTGACACCTCAGAgtgatgcccccacccccaccactgaCAAAATCACACAGGCGGCAAGGGAGACAATTTACCTTTGCAACTTTCGAGTCTCCGTGGACGGGGAATGGCTTTGTCTGCGTGAGCTCAACGACATCTCCCTCACCCCAGACCCGGAGCCGGCCCATGAGG ACTCATGGGAGGATTTCACAAGTTTGGTGGCGGAAATGCAAATGCTTGATGAGTTTAAAG ATCCCAAGGATCCCATTGCAATTGAGAGGCTCAACCTGATGAATATGGCCAAGCTGAGCATAAAGGGGCTTATTGAGTCGGCTCTCAACCTTGGCCGGACCCTGGACTCGGACTACGCTCCCTTGCAGCAGTTTTTCGTAGTGATGGAGCACTGTCTTAAGCATGGCCTGAAAA CCAAGAAGACATTTCTTGGACAGAACAAGTCCTTTTGGGGTCCACTGGAGTTAGTGGAGAAGTTAACACCTGAAGCAGGTGAAATCACAGCCAGTGTGAAAGACCTCCCTGGGCTCAA GACACCAATTGGGCGAGGGAGAGCTTGGCTTCGTCTTGCCTTGATGCAGAAAAAACTGTCAGATTACATGAAGACTCTGATCAACAGAAAGGATCTGCTTAG TGAATTTTATGAAGCAAATGCACTGATGATGGAGGAAGAAGGAGCAGTCATTGCTGGGCTGTTAGTGGGTCTGAATGTTATTGATGCAAATCTCTGCATGAAGGGAGAAGATCTGGATTCTCAG GTTGGTGTTATTGATTTCTCTATGTACCTAAAGGATGGAGGACCTACAAGCAAGAGCACAGAGGG AGATGGACAGATTACTGCAATACTTGACCAGAAAAATTACGTTGAAGAATTGAACAGACATTTGAG CGCTTCCGTGAACAATCTCCAGGCTAAGGTTGATGCACTAGAAAAATCAAACACAAAGTTAACAGAAGAA cttGCAGTTGCAAATAACAGGATCATAACTCTACAGGAAGATGTAGAACGGGTAAAGGAAGAGAGTTCTCAACTTCTGGAGTCCACCTGCAAG GTGTCAAAATCAGATGGAAGTGCCAATGGACAAGTACTTGGAGAAGCACGGAAACAAATCAAAGAGGAAACTCGATTGCGTTTG GATGTGGAAAAGGAGCTTGACGTTCAGATCGGCATGAAGCAGGAAATGGAGATTTCCATGAAGATGTTGGAGAAGGATGTTTGTGAGAAACAGAATGCTTTACTGGCACTTAGGCAGCAACTGGATGACTTGAGAATTTTCAACCAGGAGCTCTCCCATAAGTTGCAG ACCTCTGATGGAGCCATGAAGCAGAAGAATGAAATCATCAACCGTTTAGATGAGACCGCAAACCAGATGGCTGGGACAATAAAACAACTGGAGCTGAG TGAAAAGGATATGGTGAAACAGGCCAGAAGTCTTAATACCGCAGCAGAGAAACTCCTTCAGAAACCGCATTAG
- the rufy3 gene encoding protein RUFY3 isoform X6: protein MSDLTPQSDAPTPTTDKITQAARETIYLCNFRVSVDGEWLCLRELNDISLTPDPEPAHEDPKDPIAIERLNLMNMAKLSIKGLIESALNLGRTLDSDYAPLQQFFVVMEHCLKHGLKTKKTFLGQNKSFWGPLELVEKLTPEAGEITASVKDLPGLKTPIGRGRAWLRLALMQKKLSDYMKTLINRKDLLSEFYEANALMMEEEGAVIAGLLVGLNVIDANLCMKGEDLDSQVGVIDFSMYLKDGGPTSKSTEGDGQITAILDQKNYVEELNRHLSASVNNLQAKVDALEKSNTKLTEELAVANNRIITLQEDVERVKEESSQLLESTCKVSKSDGSANGQVLGEARKQIKEETRLRLDVEKELDVQIGMKQEMEISMKMLEKDVCEKQNALLALRQQLDDLRIFNQELSHKLQTSDGAMKQKNEIINRLDETANQMAGTIKQLELSEKDMVKQARSLNTAAEKLLQKPH from the exons ATGTCTGATCTGACACCTCAGAgtgatgcccccacccccaccactgaCAAAATCACACAGGCGGCAAGGGAGACAATTTACCTTTGCAACTTTCGAGTCTCCGTGGACGGGGAATGGCTTTGTCTGCGTGAGCTCAACGACATCTCCCTCACCCCAGACCCGGAGCCGGCCCATGAGG ATCCCAAGGATCCCATTGCAATTGAGAGGCTCAACCTGATGAATATGGCCAAGCTGAGCATAAAGGGGCTTATTGAGTCGGCTCTCAACCTTGGCCGGACCCTGGACTCGGACTACGCTCCCTTGCAGCAGTTTTTCGTAGTGATGGAGCACTGTCTTAAGCATGGCCTGAAAA CCAAGAAGACATTTCTTGGACAGAACAAGTCCTTTTGGGGTCCACTGGAGTTAGTGGAGAAGTTAACACCTGAAGCAGGTGAAATCACAGCCAGTGTGAAAGACCTCCCTGGGCTCAA GACACCAATTGGGCGAGGGAGAGCTTGGCTTCGTCTTGCCTTGATGCAGAAAAAACTGTCAGATTACATGAAGACTCTGATCAACAGAAAGGATCTGCTTAG TGAATTTTATGAAGCAAATGCACTGATGATGGAGGAAGAAGGAGCAGTCATTGCTGGGCTGTTAGTGGGTCTGAATGTTATTGATGCAAATCTCTGCATGAAGGGAGAAGATCTGGATTCTCAG GTTGGTGTTATTGATTTCTCTATGTACCTAAAGGATGGAGGACCTACAAGCAAGAGCACAGAGGG AGATGGACAGATTACTGCAATACTTGACCAGAAAAATTACGTTGAAGAATTGAACAGACATTTGAG CGCTTCCGTGAACAATCTCCAGGCTAAGGTTGATGCACTAGAAAAATCAAACACAAAGTTAACAGAAGAA cttGCAGTTGCAAATAACAGGATCATAACTCTACAGGAAGATGTAGAACGGGTAAAGGAAGAGAGTTCTCAACTTCTGGAGTCCACCTGCAAG GTGTCAAAATCAGATGGAAGTGCCAATGGACAAGTACTTGGAGAAGCACGGAAACAAATCAAAGAGGAAACTCGATTGCGTTTG GATGTGGAAAAGGAGCTTGACGTTCAGATCGGCATGAAGCAGGAAATGGAGATTTCCATGAAGATGTTGGAGAAGGATGTTTGTGAGAAACAGAATGCTTTACTGGCACTTAGGCAGCAACTGGATGACTTGAGAATTTTCAACCAGGAGCTCTCCCATAAGTTGCAG ACCTCTGATGGAGCCATGAAGCAGAAGAATGAAATCATCAACCGTTTAGATGAGACCGCAAACCAGATGGCTGGGACAATAAAACAACTGGAGCTGAG TGAAAAGGATATGGTGAAACAGGCCAGAAGTCTTAATACCGCAGCAGAGAAACTCCTTCAGAAACCGCATTAG
- the rufy3 gene encoding protein RUFY3 isoform X3, translating to MSDLTPQSDAPTPTTDKITQAARETIYLCNFRVSVDGEWLCLRELNDISLTPDPEPAHEDSWEDFTSLVAEMQMLDEFKDPKDPIAIERLNLMNMAKLSIKGLIESALNLGRTLDSDYAPLQQFFVVMEHCLKHGLKTKKTFLGQNKSFWGPLELVEKLTPEAGEITASVKDLPGLKTPIGRGRAWLRLALMQKKLSDYMKTLINRKDLLSEFYEANALMMEEEGAVIAGLLVGLNVIDANLCMKGEDLDSQVGVIDFSMYLKDGGPTSKSTEGDGQITAILDQKNYVEELNRHLSASVNNLQAKVDALEKSNTKLTEELAVANNRIITLQEDVERVKEESSQLLESTCKVSKSDGSANGQVLGEARKQIKEETRLRLDVEKELDVQIGMKQEMEISMKMLEKDVCEKQNALLALRQQLDDLRIFNQELSHKLQTSDGAMKQKNEIINRLDETANQMAGTIKQLELSSSGSNPDSNRPSWGGILPMKPISSLSRNLGTKSRVCSWRWRN from the exons ATGTCTGATCTGACACCTCAGAgtgatgcccccacccccaccactgaCAAAATCACACAGGCGGCAAGGGAGACAATTTACCTTTGCAACTTTCGAGTCTCCGTGGACGGGGAATGGCTTTGTCTGCGTGAGCTCAACGACATCTCCCTCACCCCAGACCCGGAGCCGGCCCATGAGG ACTCATGGGAGGATTTCACAAGTTTGGTGGCGGAAATGCAAATGCTTGATGAGTTTAAAG ATCCCAAGGATCCCATTGCAATTGAGAGGCTCAACCTGATGAATATGGCCAAGCTGAGCATAAAGGGGCTTATTGAGTCGGCTCTCAACCTTGGCCGGACCCTGGACTCGGACTACGCTCCCTTGCAGCAGTTTTTCGTAGTGATGGAGCACTGTCTTAAGCATGGCCTGAAAA CCAAGAAGACATTTCTTGGACAGAACAAGTCCTTTTGGGGTCCACTGGAGTTAGTGGAGAAGTTAACACCTGAAGCAGGTGAAATCACAGCCAGTGTGAAAGACCTCCCTGGGCTCAA GACACCAATTGGGCGAGGGAGAGCTTGGCTTCGTCTTGCCTTGATGCAGAAAAAACTGTCAGATTACATGAAGACTCTGATCAACAGAAAGGATCTGCTTAG TGAATTTTATGAAGCAAATGCACTGATGATGGAGGAAGAAGGAGCAGTCATTGCTGGGCTGTTAGTGGGTCTGAATGTTATTGATGCAAATCTCTGCATGAAGGGAGAAGATCTGGATTCTCAG GTTGGTGTTATTGATTTCTCTATGTACCTAAAGGATGGAGGACCTACAAGCAAGAGCACAGAGGG AGATGGACAGATTACTGCAATACTTGACCAGAAAAATTACGTTGAAGAATTGAACAGACATTTGAG CGCTTCCGTGAACAATCTCCAGGCTAAGGTTGATGCACTAGAAAAATCAAACACAAAGTTAACAGAAGAA cttGCAGTTGCAAATAACAGGATCATAACTCTACAGGAAGATGTAGAACGGGTAAAGGAAGAGAGTTCTCAACTTCTGGAGTCCACCTGCAAG GTGTCAAAATCAGATGGAAGTGCCAATGGACAAGTACTTGGAGAAGCACGGAAACAAATCAAAGAGGAAACTCGATTGCGTTTG GATGTGGAAAAGGAGCTTGACGTTCAGATCGGCATGAAGCAGGAAATGGAGATTTCCATGAAGATGTTGGAGAAGGATGTTTGTGAGAAACAGAATGCTTTACTGGCACTTAGGCAGCAACTGGATGACTTGAGAATTTTCAACCAGGAGCTCTCCCATAAGTTGCAG ACCTCTGATGGAGCCATGAAGCAGAAGAATGAAATCATCAACCGTTTAGATGAGACCGCAAACCAGATGGCTGGGACAATAAAACAACTGGAGCTGAG TTCTTCTGGCTCAAATCCAGATTCCAACAGGCCAAGCTGGGGAGGAATCTTGCCCATGAAACCAATCAGCTCTTTAAGCAGGAATTTGGGGACAAAATCGAGAGTTTGCAGCTGGAGGTGGAGAAACTAA
- the rufy3 gene encoding protein RUFY3 isoform X1: MSDLTPQSDAPTPTTDKITQAARETIYLCNFRVSVDGEWLCLRELNDISLTPDPEPAHEDSWEDFTSLVAEMQMLDEFKDPKDPIAIERLNLMNMAKLSIKGLIESALNLGRTLDSDYAPLQQFFVVMEHCLKHGLKTKKTFLGQNKSFWGPLELVEKLTPEAGEITASVKDLPGLKTPIGRGRAWLRLALMQKKLSDYMKTLINRKDLLSEFYEANALMMEEEGAVIAGLLVGLNVIDANLCMKGEDLDSQVGVIDFSMYLKDGGPTSKSTEGDGQITAILDQKNYVEELNRHLSASVNNLQAKVDALEKSNTKLTEELAVANNRIITLQEDVERVKEESSQLLESTCKVSKSDGSANGQVLGEARKQIKEETRLRLDVEKELDVQIGMKQEMEISMKMLEKDVCEKQNALLALRQQLDDLRIFNQELSHKLQTSDGAMKQKNEIINRLDETANQMAGTIKQLELRFQQAKLGRNLAHETNQLFKQEFGDKIESLQLEVEKLRRESTLIACSSLLEIVWGRGLHDNAEETGKDCYQSFMAVDIP, from the exons ATGTCTGATCTGACACCTCAGAgtgatgcccccacccccaccactgaCAAAATCACACAGGCGGCAAGGGAGACAATTTACCTTTGCAACTTTCGAGTCTCCGTGGACGGGGAATGGCTTTGTCTGCGTGAGCTCAACGACATCTCCCTCACCCCAGACCCGGAGCCGGCCCATGAGG ACTCATGGGAGGATTTCACAAGTTTGGTGGCGGAAATGCAAATGCTTGATGAGTTTAAAG ATCCCAAGGATCCCATTGCAATTGAGAGGCTCAACCTGATGAATATGGCCAAGCTGAGCATAAAGGGGCTTATTGAGTCGGCTCTCAACCTTGGCCGGACCCTGGACTCGGACTACGCTCCCTTGCAGCAGTTTTTCGTAGTGATGGAGCACTGTCTTAAGCATGGCCTGAAAA CCAAGAAGACATTTCTTGGACAGAACAAGTCCTTTTGGGGTCCACTGGAGTTAGTGGAGAAGTTAACACCTGAAGCAGGTGAAATCACAGCCAGTGTGAAAGACCTCCCTGGGCTCAA GACACCAATTGGGCGAGGGAGAGCTTGGCTTCGTCTTGCCTTGATGCAGAAAAAACTGTCAGATTACATGAAGACTCTGATCAACAGAAAGGATCTGCTTAG TGAATTTTATGAAGCAAATGCACTGATGATGGAGGAAGAAGGAGCAGTCATTGCTGGGCTGTTAGTGGGTCTGAATGTTATTGATGCAAATCTCTGCATGAAGGGAGAAGATCTGGATTCTCAG GTTGGTGTTATTGATTTCTCTATGTACCTAAAGGATGGAGGACCTACAAGCAAGAGCACAGAGGG AGATGGACAGATTACTGCAATACTTGACCAGAAAAATTACGTTGAAGAATTGAACAGACATTTGAG CGCTTCCGTGAACAATCTCCAGGCTAAGGTTGATGCACTAGAAAAATCAAACACAAAGTTAACAGAAGAA cttGCAGTTGCAAATAACAGGATCATAACTCTACAGGAAGATGTAGAACGGGTAAAGGAAGAGAGTTCTCAACTTCTGGAGTCCACCTGCAAG GTGTCAAAATCAGATGGAAGTGCCAATGGACAAGTACTTGGAGAAGCACGGAAACAAATCAAAGAGGAAACTCGATTGCGTTTG GATGTGGAAAAGGAGCTTGACGTTCAGATCGGCATGAAGCAGGAAATGGAGATTTCCATGAAGATGTTGGAGAAGGATGTTTGTGAGAAACAGAATGCTTTACTGGCACTTAGGCAGCAACTGGATGACTTGAGAATTTTCAACCAGGAGCTCTCCCATAAGTTGCAG ACCTCTGATGGAGCCATGAAGCAGAAGAATGAAATCATCAACCGTTTAGATGAGACCGCAAACCAGATGGCTGGGACAATAAAACAACTGGAGCTGAG ATTCCAACAGGCCAAGCTGGGGAGGAATCTTGCCCATGAAACCAATCAGCTCTTTAAGCAGGAATTTGGGGACAAAATCGAGAGTTTGCAGCTGGAGGTGGAGAAACTAAGAAGGGAGAG
- the rufy3 gene encoding protein RUFY3 isoform X4, with protein sequence MSDLTPQSDAPTPTTDKITQAARETIYLCNFRVSVDGEWLCLRELNDISLTPDPEPAHEDSWEDFTSLVAEMQMLDEFKDPKDPIAIERLNLMNMAKLSIKGLIESALNLGRTLDSDYAPLQQFFVVMEHCLKHGLKTKKTFLGQNKSFWGPLELVEKLTPEAGEITASVKDLPGLKTPIGRGRAWLRLALMQKKLSDYMKTLINRKDLLSEFYEANALMMEEEGAVIAGLLVGLNVIDANLCMKGEDLDSQVGVIDFSMYLKDGGPTSKSTEGDGQITAILDQKNYVEELNRHLSASVNNLQAKVDALEKSNTKLTEELAVANNRIITLQEDVERVKEESSQLLESTCKVSKSDGSANGQVLGEARKQIKEETRLRLDVEKELDVQIGMKQEMEISMKMLEKDVCEKQNALLALRQQLDDLRIFNQELSHKLQTSDGAMKQKNEIINRLDETANQMAGTIKQLELSTLIACSSLLEIVWGRGLHDNAEETGKDCYQSFMAVDIP encoded by the exons ATGTCTGATCTGACACCTCAGAgtgatgcccccacccccaccactgaCAAAATCACACAGGCGGCAAGGGAGACAATTTACCTTTGCAACTTTCGAGTCTCCGTGGACGGGGAATGGCTTTGTCTGCGTGAGCTCAACGACATCTCCCTCACCCCAGACCCGGAGCCGGCCCATGAGG ACTCATGGGAGGATTTCACAAGTTTGGTGGCGGAAATGCAAATGCTTGATGAGTTTAAAG ATCCCAAGGATCCCATTGCAATTGAGAGGCTCAACCTGATGAATATGGCCAAGCTGAGCATAAAGGGGCTTATTGAGTCGGCTCTCAACCTTGGCCGGACCCTGGACTCGGACTACGCTCCCTTGCAGCAGTTTTTCGTAGTGATGGAGCACTGTCTTAAGCATGGCCTGAAAA CCAAGAAGACATTTCTTGGACAGAACAAGTCCTTTTGGGGTCCACTGGAGTTAGTGGAGAAGTTAACACCTGAAGCAGGTGAAATCACAGCCAGTGTGAAAGACCTCCCTGGGCTCAA GACACCAATTGGGCGAGGGAGAGCTTGGCTTCGTCTTGCCTTGATGCAGAAAAAACTGTCAGATTACATGAAGACTCTGATCAACAGAAAGGATCTGCTTAG TGAATTTTATGAAGCAAATGCACTGATGATGGAGGAAGAAGGAGCAGTCATTGCTGGGCTGTTAGTGGGTCTGAATGTTATTGATGCAAATCTCTGCATGAAGGGAGAAGATCTGGATTCTCAG GTTGGTGTTATTGATTTCTCTATGTACCTAAAGGATGGAGGACCTACAAGCAAGAGCACAGAGGG AGATGGACAGATTACTGCAATACTTGACCAGAAAAATTACGTTGAAGAATTGAACAGACATTTGAG CGCTTCCGTGAACAATCTCCAGGCTAAGGTTGATGCACTAGAAAAATCAAACACAAAGTTAACAGAAGAA cttGCAGTTGCAAATAACAGGATCATAACTCTACAGGAAGATGTAGAACGGGTAAAGGAAGAGAGTTCTCAACTTCTGGAGTCCACCTGCAAG GTGTCAAAATCAGATGGAAGTGCCAATGGACAAGTACTTGGAGAAGCACGGAAACAAATCAAAGAGGAAACTCGATTGCGTTTG GATGTGGAAAAGGAGCTTGACGTTCAGATCGGCATGAAGCAGGAAATGGAGATTTCCATGAAGATGTTGGAGAAGGATGTTTGTGAGAAACAGAATGCTTTACTGGCACTTAGGCAGCAACTGGATGACTTGAGAATTTTCAACCAGGAGCTCTCCCATAAGTTGCAG ACCTCTGATGGAGCCATGAAGCAGAAGAATGAAATCATCAACCGTTTAGATGAGACCGCAAACCAGATGGCTGGGACAATAAAACAACTGGAGCTGAG
- the rufy3 gene encoding protein RUFY3 isoform X2 has translation MSDLTPQSDAPTPTTDKITQAARETIYLCNFRVSVDGEWLCLRELNDISLTPDPEPAHEDPKDPIAIERLNLMNMAKLSIKGLIESALNLGRTLDSDYAPLQQFFVVMEHCLKHGLKTKKTFLGQNKSFWGPLELVEKLTPEAGEITASVKDLPGLKTPIGRGRAWLRLALMQKKLSDYMKTLINRKDLLSEFYEANALMMEEEGAVIAGLLVGLNVIDANLCMKGEDLDSQVGVIDFSMYLKDGGPTSKSTEGDGQITAILDQKNYVEELNRHLSASVNNLQAKVDALEKSNTKLTEELAVANNRIITLQEDVERVKEESSQLLESTCKVSKSDGSANGQVLGEARKQIKEETRLRLDVEKELDVQIGMKQEMEISMKMLEKDVCEKQNALLALRQQLDDLRIFNQELSHKLQTSDGAMKQKNEIINRLDETANQMAGTIKQLELRFQQAKLGRNLAHETNQLFKQEFGDKIESLQLEVEKLRRESTLIACSSLLEIVWGRGLHDNAEETGKDCYQSFMAVDIP, from the exons ATGTCTGATCTGACACCTCAGAgtgatgcccccacccccaccactgaCAAAATCACACAGGCGGCAAGGGAGACAATTTACCTTTGCAACTTTCGAGTCTCCGTGGACGGGGAATGGCTTTGTCTGCGTGAGCTCAACGACATCTCCCTCACCCCAGACCCGGAGCCGGCCCATGAGG ATCCCAAGGATCCCATTGCAATTGAGAGGCTCAACCTGATGAATATGGCCAAGCTGAGCATAAAGGGGCTTATTGAGTCGGCTCTCAACCTTGGCCGGACCCTGGACTCGGACTACGCTCCCTTGCAGCAGTTTTTCGTAGTGATGGAGCACTGTCTTAAGCATGGCCTGAAAA CCAAGAAGACATTTCTTGGACAGAACAAGTCCTTTTGGGGTCCACTGGAGTTAGTGGAGAAGTTAACACCTGAAGCAGGTGAAATCACAGCCAGTGTGAAAGACCTCCCTGGGCTCAA GACACCAATTGGGCGAGGGAGAGCTTGGCTTCGTCTTGCCTTGATGCAGAAAAAACTGTCAGATTACATGAAGACTCTGATCAACAGAAAGGATCTGCTTAG TGAATTTTATGAAGCAAATGCACTGATGATGGAGGAAGAAGGAGCAGTCATTGCTGGGCTGTTAGTGGGTCTGAATGTTATTGATGCAAATCTCTGCATGAAGGGAGAAGATCTGGATTCTCAG GTTGGTGTTATTGATTTCTCTATGTACCTAAAGGATGGAGGACCTACAAGCAAGAGCACAGAGGG AGATGGACAGATTACTGCAATACTTGACCAGAAAAATTACGTTGAAGAATTGAACAGACATTTGAG CGCTTCCGTGAACAATCTCCAGGCTAAGGTTGATGCACTAGAAAAATCAAACACAAAGTTAACAGAAGAA cttGCAGTTGCAAATAACAGGATCATAACTCTACAGGAAGATGTAGAACGGGTAAAGGAAGAGAGTTCTCAACTTCTGGAGTCCACCTGCAAG GTGTCAAAATCAGATGGAAGTGCCAATGGACAAGTACTTGGAGAAGCACGGAAACAAATCAAAGAGGAAACTCGATTGCGTTTG GATGTGGAAAAGGAGCTTGACGTTCAGATCGGCATGAAGCAGGAAATGGAGATTTCCATGAAGATGTTGGAGAAGGATGTTTGTGAGAAACAGAATGCTTTACTGGCACTTAGGCAGCAACTGGATGACTTGAGAATTTTCAACCAGGAGCTCTCCCATAAGTTGCAG ACCTCTGATGGAGCCATGAAGCAGAAGAATGAAATCATCAACCGTTTAGATGAGACCGCAAACCAGATGGCTGGGACAATAAAACAACTGGAGCTGAG ATTCCAACAGGCCAAGCTGGGGAGGAATCTTGCCCATGAAACCAATCAGCTCTTTAAGCAGGAATTTGGGGACAAAATCGAGAGTTTGCAGCTGGAGGTGGAGAAACTAAGAAGGGAGAG